The Chryseolinea soli genome contains a region encoding:
- a CDS encoding sodium-translocating pyrophosphatase — MNSILYLIPAFGVVGLIVMAIKSAWVTKQDPGTATMQELAGYIADGAMAFLRAEWKILGYFAVIAAILLGWSGTLVADSSPLIAVSFLIGAVLSAFAGYIGMKIATKANVRTTQAARTSLAQALKVSFTGGSVMGIGVAGLAILGLGSLFIVLFQIFVPEGAAINGIEMKRAIEVLAGFSLGAESIALFARVGGGIYTKAADVGADLVGKVEAGIPEDDVRNPATIADNVGDNVGDVAGMGADLFGSYVATILATMVLGQEIDASADKFGGLSPILLPMMIAGLGLIFSIVATWFVRIKQETDSVQNALNIGNWSSIILTAIASYFAVHYLLPETLVHRGTAFTSNDVFMAIIVGLVVGTLMSLITEYYTAMGKRPVLSIIRQSGTGHATNIIGGLSVGMESTVLPIIVLAAGIIVSFEFAGLYGVSIAAAGMMATTAMQLAIDAFGPIADNAGGIAEMSQLPEEVRHRTDNLDAVGNTTAATGKGFAIASAALTSLALFAAFVGISGITAIDIYKAPVLAGLFIGGMIPFIFSSLAIAAVGRAAMDMVNEVRRQFREIPGIMEYKSKPEYEKCVAISTKASIREMIAPGAIALLVPVIVGFTFGPEVLGGVLAGVTVSGVLMGMFQSNAGGAWDNAKKSFEKGVEINGQVYYKKSEPHKASVTGDTVGDPFKDTSGPSMNILIKLTSIVALIIAPHISHHDHAAAKAVETKPVVEKVTTVAP; from the coding sequence ATGAACAGTATTCTATATCTCATCCCGGCCTTTGGAGTTGTTGGGCTCATCGTTATGGCCATTAAGTCCGCTTGGGTCACCAAGCAGGACCCAGGAACCGCCACCATGCAGGAACTGGCTGGCTACATCGCCGACGGTGCCATGGCCTTTCTGCGGGCCGAGTGGAAGATCCTGGGCTACTTTGCCGTTATCGCCGCCATTCTTTTGGGATGGTCCGGAACGTTGGTAGCGGACTCTTCGCCGCTTATTGCCGTTTCGTTCCTGATCGGTGCCGTGCTTTCCGCCTTCGCGGGATACATCGGCATGAAGATCGCCACCAAAGCCAACGTACGCACTACGCAGGCCGCCCGCACCAGCTTGGCACAAGCCTTGAAAGTATCGTTCACCGGCGGCTCGGTGATGGGTATCGGGGTAGCCGGATTGGCCATCCTTGGCTTGGGAAGCTTGTTCATTGTTCTCTTCCAGATCTTTGTGCCGGAAGGCGCCGCCATCAACGGCATTGAAATGAAACGCGCCATCGAAGTCCTCGCGGGCTTCTCGTTGGGTGCTGAATCCATTGCCTTGTTCGCCCGCGTAGGCGGCGGTATCTATACAAAAGCAGCCGACGTTGGCGCTGACCTCGTGGGTAAAGTAGAAGCCGGTATCCCGGAAGACGATGTTCGCAACCCCGCCACCATCGCCGACAACGTAGGCGACAACGTAGGGGACGTAGCCGGTATGGGTGCCGACTTGTTCGGTTCCTATGTGGCCACCATCCTCGCCACCATGGTGTTAGGCCAGGAGATCGATGCCTCGGCCGATAAGTTCGGCGGCCTCTCTCCCATCCTGTTGCCCATGATGATCGCCGGTCTCGGCCTCATCTTCTCCATCGTGGCCACGTGGTTTGTGCGCATCAAACAAGAAACCGACAGCGTACAAAACGCCTTGAACATCGGCAACTGGTCTTCTATCATCCTGACGGCCATTGCTTCTTATTTTGCTGTCCACTATCTGCTCCCAGAAACACTGGTTCACCGCGGCACGGCGTTCACCTCCAACGATGTGTTCATGGCCATTATCGTCGGCCTCGTGGTTGGGACCTTGATGAGTCTCATCACTGAATATTATACCGCCATGGGCAAGCGCCCTGTGCTTTCCATTATCCGTCAATCCGGAACCGGTCATGCCACCAACATCATCGGTGGTCTTTCCGTGGGTATGGAATCTACCGTGTTGCCGATCATTGTTTTGGCAGCGGGTATCATCGTCTCTTTTGAATTTGCAGGCTTGTACGGTGTGTCCATCGCCGCCGCCGGCATGATGGCGACCACGGCCATGCAGTTGGCCATCGACGCCTTCGGTCCCATCGCCGACAACGCGGGTGGTATTGCTGAAATGAGCCAGCTTCCCGAAGAAGTACGTCACCGTACGGACAACCTCGATGCGGTTGGAAACACGACAGCCGCCACCGGAAAAGGTTTCGCCATCGCTTCTGCGGCATTGACATCATTGGCATTGTTCGCTGCCTTCGTAGGGATCTCCGGCATCACTGCGATCGACATTTACAAAGCTCCCGTGCTGGCCGGTTTGTTCATCGGCGGCATGATCCCGTTCATCTTCTCTTCGCTGGCCATTGCGGCCGTTGGTCGTGCAGCGATGGACATGGTGAACGAAGTGCGCAGACAATTCCGCGAAATTCCGGGTATCATGGAATATAAGTCCAAGCCCGAATATGAAAAATGTGTGGCCATCTCCACCAAAGCATCCATCCGCGAAATGATCGCTCCCGGCGCCATTGCCTTATTGGTACCCGTGATCGTAGGATTTACCTTCGGTCCTGAAGTGCTGGGCGGTGTGTTGGCTGGTGTAACGGTTTCCGGTGTGCTGATGGGTATGTTCCAATCCAACGCCGGTGGCGCATGGGACAATGCCAAGAAATCTTTTGAGAAAGGTGTGGAGATCAACGGCCAGGTCTACTACAAGAAGTCTGAGCCTCACAAAGCCTCTGTCACGGGCGACACGGTGGGCGATCCTTTCAAGGATACTTCCGGCCCTTCGATGAACATTCTTATCAAACTGACCTCTATCGTCGCGCTGATCATTGCGCCTCATATTTCGCACCACGATCACGCTGCTGCGAAGGCCGTGGAGACAAAGCCTGTGGTGGAGAAAGTCACTACGGTAGCCCCTTAA
- a CDS encoding DUF2147 domain-containing protein codes for MKMILPLMLVAIVGQAQSIVGKWKTIDENTGEAKSVVDIFERGGKFYGKIVRLFSESDPDPVCDKCDEEDPRFRKKIIGMEILLDLERHGEEFSEGTVLDPEEGKVYRCKLWLEGKDLKIRGYWGPFYRTQTWVKAS; via the coding sequence ATGAAAATGATCTTACCGTTGATGCTGGTTGCCATAGTCGGCCAGGCACAGTCTATTGTTGGAAAGTGGAAAACGATTGATGAAAACACAGGGGAAGCGAAGTCGGTAGTGGATATCTTTGAACGCGGAGGCAAGTTCTATGGGAAGATCGTGAGACTCTTTTCGGAGAGCGACCCCGATCCCGTGTGTGACAAGTGTGATGAGGAAGACCCGCGGTTTCGTAAAAAGATCATCGGCATGGAGATCCTTCTGGATTTGGAGCGCCATGGCGAGGAGTTTTCGGAAGGGACTGTTTTGGACCCTGAAGAGGGAAAAGTTTACCGGTGTAAGCTTTGGTTGGAAGGCAAAGACCTGAAAATCAGGGGATACTGGGGACCGTTTTATCGAACGCAAACCTGGGTGAAAGCGTCGTGA
- a CDS encoding sigma-70 family RNA polymerase sigma factor yields MVYRSNSNMNEKEIFERICKGDEKALEFLYQKYYRMMTKLVISNSGTEEEARDIYQDALVVFWQKATSGNLVLTSKMSTYIYSICQNLWRKELDRKKRLSNEEKDGSVTLDTDTAEREKIIAKCIDQLGETCKKVLMFYYFEEMSMQDIADKLGFANTDTAKTKKYKCKKKLDDLVKAQYSEHDFLD; encoded by the coding sequence ATGGTATACAGGTCGAACTCCAACATGAACGAGAAAGAGATCTTTGAGCGCATTTGCAAAGGCGATGAGAAGGCTCTTGAGTTCCTGTATCAGAAATATTACCGGATGATGACCAAGCTGGTGATCTCCAACAGCGGCACGGAGGAGGAGGCCCGCGACATTTATCAGGACGCACTCGTTGTGTTTTGGCAAAAAGCCACCTCGGGCAACCTGGTGTTGACCTCGAAAATGAGCACCTACATCTACAGCATCTGTCAGAACCTGTGGAGAAAAGAGCTCGATCGAAAAAAACGCCTTTCCAATGAAGAAAAGGACGGCTCTGTTACGTTGGATACAGATACGGCCGAACGTGAAAAGATCATTGCCAAGTGCATTGACCAATTGGGCGAAACCTGCAAGAAGGTGTTGATGTTCTACTACTTTGAGGAGATGTCGATGCAGGATATCGCAGACAAACTTGGCTTCGCCAACACCGACACCGCGAAGACAAAAAAGTATAAGTGTAAAAAGAAATTAGATGACCTCGTCAAAGCCCAGTATTCTGAGCATGACTTTTTAGATTAG
- a CDS encoding cell division protein FtsX → MEKTKHKKKLGGYPAVGVVISITLALLVTGVFGILVMYSQELEDQIRQNIRMQVYLKSNLTETQRLQIENKLLSQPYVDKEHSRGVEYVSKDEAAKKFIAETGEDFIKFIGENPLRDAYLVSIDRNYHSLVEMEKIKSDIKKMNGVFQVFYVEALIDSVNSNVTKIGLILIGLIAVLLVTVVLLINNTLRIALFSQRFLIRSMQLVGAKKWFILRPFLVRAAGYGLLAGLIAALLLWSLSNYAQSKIADLSILHSQNSFLTLLGFLLVLGMIVAVCSTFFSIRRYLRMSLDQLY, encoded by the coding sequence ATGGAGAAAACGAAACACAAAAAGAAATTGGGAGGCTACCCCGCCGTGGGCGTGGTGATCAGCATCACGCTGGCCTTGCTCGTGACCGGCGTGTTCGGCATCCTGGTGATGTACTCGCAGGAACTGGAAGACCAGATCCGCCAGAACATCCGCATGCAGGTTTACCTGAAGTCCAACCTCACGGAGACCCAACGCCTCCAGATCGAAAACAAGCTCCTGTCGCAGCCCTACGTGGACAAAGAACACAGCCGGGGCGTGGAATATGTCTCTAAAGACGAGGCCGCCAAGAAATTCATTGCCGAAACCGGTGAGGACTTCATAAAATTCATTGGCGAGAATCCCTTGCGCGATGCCTACCTGGTGAGCATCGACCGGAACTATCACTCCCTGGTGGAGATGGAGAAGATCAAGAGCGACATCAAGAAAATGAACGGCGTGTTCCAGGTGTTCTATGTAGAAGCCCTGATCGACTCCGTGAACAGCAACGTGACCAAGATCGGGCTGATCCTGATCGGGCTCATTGCCGTCCTGCTGGTCACCGTGGTGTTGCTCATCAATAACACCTTGCGCATCGCCTTATTTTCACAGCGCTTCCTCATTCGTAGCATGCAATTGGTGGGCGCCAAAAAGTGGTTCATCCTCCGCCCGTTTCTCGTGCGGGCCGCCGGCTATGGATTATTGGCCGGGTTGATTGCCGCCCTGTTGTTGTGGAGCCTCTCCAACTATGCCCAATCCAAGATTGCCGATTTGTCTATTCTTCACAGTCAAAATTCATTTCTCACGCTGCTGGGCTTCTTGCTGGTGCTGGGCATGATCGTGGCCGTGTGCAGCACGTTCTTCTCGATCCGCCGTTACCTGAGAATGTCTTTGGACCAACTATACTGA
- a CDS encoding DUF3098 domain-containing protein, producing the protein MESKLPFGKKNYQLMIAGVFALVIGFIVMSIDKQQHGFGFMGLTLGPIIVMAGFAIEIWAILHRPTK; encoded by the coding sequence ATGGAAAGCAAACTTCCTTTTGGAAAAAAGAATTACCAACTCATGATCGCCGGCGTGTTCGCGCTGGTCATCGGTTTTATCGTCATGAGCATCGACAAACAACAACACGGCTTTGGCTTCATGGGCCTCACGCTGGGTCCCATCATTGTGATGGCCGGGTTTGCCATCGAGATCTGGGCCATCCTTCACCGGCCTACAAAATAG
- a CDS encoding undecaprenyl-diphosphate phosphatase, which produces MSIFHAILLAIIEGLTEFLPVSSTGHMIIGSSLMGIASDPFTKMFTVAIQLGAILSVLVLYWRRFFPKGKTLKELLPFYLKLLVAFIPAGVLGLLLNDYIDALLERVDVVGYMLVIGGVFFLFVDNIFRESENAPDREITFPTAWKIGFFQIISLVPGVSRSAATIIGGLAQKLNKKSAAEFSFFLAVPTMFAATGYKILKFYTAGGVFGSHEITLLAVGNIVAFIVAILAIKSFVTFLTRHGFKLFGYYRIAVGTLILILYYLGVGLTIV; this is translated from the coding sequence ATGTCCATTTTTCACGCCATTCTGCTGGCCATCATTGAAGGGCTCACAGAGTTTTTACCCGTTTCCTCCACCGGCCACATGATCATCGGCTCCTCGCTGATGGGCATTGCCTCCGATCCGTTCACGAAGATGTTTACGGTAGCCATCCAACTCGGTGCCATTCTTTCGGTGCTCGTTTTGTATTGGAGAAGATTCTTTCCGAAGGGAAAGACCCTGAAAGAATTGCTGCCCTTTTATCTCAAGCTGCTCGTCGCCTTTATTCCCGCCGGTGTATTGGGATTGCTGCTCAATGACTATATCGACGCGCTGCTTGAACGCGTTGACGTGGTGGGTTATATGCTCGTCATAGGAGGCGTTTTCTTTCTTTTTGTCGACAACATATTCCGCGAAAGCGAAAATGCGCCCGACCGGGAGATCACATTTCCCACGGCTTGGAAAATCGGTTTCTTTCAGATCATTTCCCTGGTGCCGGGTGTCTCGCGTTCGGCGGCTACGATCATTGGTGGATTAGCCCAAAAATTGAATAAGAAATCGGCAGCCGAGTTCTCGTTCTTTCTCGCTGTGCCCACCATGTTTGCTGCAACCGGGTACAAAATTCTAAAATTCTATACGGCCGGCGGAGTCTTTGGCTCCCATGAGATCACACTGCTGGCCGTGGGTAACATCGTGGCCTTTATCGTGGCGATCCTGGCCATCAAATCGTTTGTCACCTTCCTGACGCGCCATGGCTTCAAGCTCTTTGGATACTATCGCATTGCGGTAGGCACGCTCATCCTGATCCTGTATTACCTCGGGGTTGGTCTCACCATCGTCTGA
- the truB gene encoding tRNA pseudouridine(55) synthase TruB: MDTQAADPGRILLVNKPLKWTSFDVVNKLRYKLKIKKIGHAGTLDPLATGLLIICVGKMTKRIEEFMGQEKEYTGAFVIGQTTPSYDLETEVSEQKDIDGITTEMIHAAAQSLTGVLQQLPPQHSAIRVGGKRAYEFARAGKSIELTPREVEIREFEITGIQLPEVHFRIVCTKGTYIRSMARDFGDALHVGAYLSALCRTRIGEFRLADAVAIEDVEPIPPKDDASSDTQATHQPD; the protein is encoded by the coding sequence ATGGATACGCAAGCCGCCGACCCGGGTCGCATTCTGCTGGTGAACAAGCCGCTGAAGTGGACTTCGTTCGATGTCGTGAACAAGCTGCGTTATAAGCTCAAAATAAAAAAGATCGGACACGCCGGCACGCTGGATCCCCTGGCCACAGGATTGCTCATCATTTGTGTGGGCAAAATGACCAAGCGCATCGAAGAGTTCATGGGACAGGAGAAGGAATATACCGGCGCCTTCGTCATCGGGCAAACTACACCTTCCTATGACCTGGAAACGGAAGTATCGGAACAAAAAGACATCGACGGCATCACGACAGAAATGATCCATGCCGCTGCCCAATCCCTTACCGGTGTCTTACAACAATTGCCTCCTCAACATTCTGCTATCCGCGTAGGCGGAAAAAGAGCCTATGAATTTGCCCGTGCCGGGAAGTCCATCGAGTTGACACCGCGTGAAGTGGAGATCCGTGAATTTGAGATCACGGGTATACAGCTACCGGAAGTTCATTTCAGGATTGTGTGCACAAAGGGCACGTATATTCGCAGCATGGCCCGCGATTTTGGCGACGCACTGCACGTGGGTGCTTACCTCTCGGCCCTTTGCCGCACGCGTATTGGCGAGTTCAGGCTTGCGGATGCTGTAGCGATCGAGGATGTGGAACCGATACCTCCCAAAGACGACGCTTCAAGCGATACCCAGGCTACCCATCAACCCGATTGA
- a CDS encoding DegT/DnrJ/EryC1/StrS family aminotransferase, protein MTRDKVWLSSPHMGGEEARFVTEAFETNWVSPVGPHIHAFEEALATYNKIPHCAALSSGTAAIHLALIMLDVNPGDEVICSSFTFSGSCNPIAYQGATPVFVDSETSTWNMDPALLEEAIADRRRKTGRKPKAIIAVHLYGTPARIEDIMAVARRHEIPVIEDAAEALGATYKGKPLGTFGDLGIYSFNGNKIITTSGGGALVSENEAWIKKARFLSTQARDPAPHYQHSEIGYNYRLSNICAGIGRGQMLVLDERVRQRRANFEFYTRELGSLPGLYFLPEPEHSFSNRWLTTVLIDPAGTHGVTREDIRLALEASNIESRPLWKPMHAQPVFKDAPSYVNGVSDRLFDLGLCLPSGSNLPAADRSLVAEIIKKKLQKA, encoded by the coding sequence ATGACAAGAGATAAAGTGTGGCTTTCTTCTCCCCACATGGGAGGAGAGGAAGCCAGGTTTGTAACAGAGGCTTTTGAGACCAACTGGGTCTCGCCCGTTGGTCCCCATATCCATGCATTTGAAGAGGCCCTGGCCACGTACAACAAAATCCCCCACTGCGCAGCCCTCAGTTCCGGCACGGCCGCCATTCACCTGGCGCTCATCATGCTCGACGTAAACCCCGGCGACGAAGTGATCTGTTCTAGCTTCACTTTTTCCGGGTCGTGTAACCCCATTGCCTATCAAGGCGCCACGCCCGTGTTTGTGGATTCCGAGACATCGACCTGGAACATGGACCCGGCGTTACTGGAGGAAGCCATTGCCGACCGGCGTCGCAAAACCGGCAGGAAACCCAAGGCCATCATCGCGGTGCATCTCTATGGCACACCGGCGCGCATTGAAGACATCATGGCGGTGGCCCGGCGCCACGAAATTCCCGTGATCGAAGATGCAGCAGAAGCTTTGGGTGCTACTTACAAAGGCAAACCCCTGGGCACGTTTGGTGATCTGGGGATCTATTCGTTCAACGGAAACAAGATCATCACCACTTCGGGTGGAGGTGCGTTAGTGTCTGAAAACGAAGCCTGGATAAAAAAGGCCCGTTTCCTGTCCACACAGGCGCGCGATCCTGCACCGCACTATCAACACAGCGAGATCGGATATAACTATCGCCTCAGCAACATTTGTGCAGGCATCGGCCGCGGCCAGATGTTGGTTTTGGATGAACGCGTACGCCAACGGCGAGCAAATTTTGAATTCTACACCCGCGAACTGGGATCACTTCCAGGACTATACTTTCTGCCGGAGCCGGAACACAGTTTCAGCAACCGCTGGCTCACCACCGTACTCATCGATCCGGCGGGTACCCATGGCGTTACGCGCGAAGATATCCGCCTGGCATTGGAAGCCTCCAACATCGAAAGTCGCCCCTTGTGGAAGCCGATGCATGCACAACCGGTGTTCAAAGACGCACCATCCTACGTCAACGGGGTGTCCGACAGGCTTTTCGATCTGGGTCTATGCTTGCCGTCCGGGTCCAATTTGCCTGCAGCCGACCGGAGCCTGGTGGCAGAGATCATAAAAAAGAAATTACAGAAAGCGTAG
- a CDS encoding PorP/SprF family type IX secretion system membrane protein: MGRFLSIVLLCLTISTAVAQYVPNSSQGFQFMSMFNPAFAGVEGYQDLKLGYRYQWAGFGKNAPKFINLAYTIRLKEPLDLNMNSTRTGTVDPEKKNEDAPGIKKSIQALGINVFNENIGVMKRLGGGVTYAFHYPVAKKVMLSAGLSVLIDNTKIDVSKLYLGINAQPDQFYQDLVANGANHTNLNVRAGIMLYSPRYYFGVSYLPLVNSVLKTSEAAFSDSFYKGSLQAGVSLPVSPAVDIKPSVLLLMQQDNKFLIDYNVKIYLEQKLWFGVTYRDVKSIVGTVGFNLNEKIGASYSYEVSSGGMQQFSSGSHELVLALRLNNTKRLSQQIW; encoded by the coding sequence ATGGGAAGATTTTTATCGATCGTGCTTTTGTGTCTGACGATTTCCACTGCCGTGGCACAGTACGTGCCCAACAGCAGCCAGGGATTTCAATTTATGTCCATGTTCAACCCCGCCTTTGCGGGCGTGGAAGGATACCAGGACTTGAAGCTCGGCTATCGCTATCAGTGGGCCGGCTTTGGGAAAAATGCGCCGAAGTTTATCAACCTCGCCTATACGATCCGCCTCAAGGAACCGCTGGACCTGAACATGAACTCGACCCGCACGGGAACCGTCGATCCGGAAAAGAAGAACGAGGACGCGCCCGGCATTAAGAAGAGCATTCAGGCGCTGGGTATAAATGTGTTCAACGAGAACATCGGTGTGATGAAACGCCTTGGAGGCGGGGTCACCTATGCGTTTCACTACCCGGTAGCGAAGAAGGTCATGCTGTCCGCCGGCCTGAGCGTGCTCATCGACAACACGAAGATCGACGTGAGTAAATTATACCTGGGCATCAACGCACAACCCGACCAGTTTTACCAGGACCTGGTGGCCAACGGCGCGAACCACACCAATCTCAATGTGCGGGCAGGCATCATGTTATATTCGCCGCGCTATTATTTTGGTGTGTCGTACTTGCCGCTGGTGAATTCGGTTCTCAAGACCTCGGAGGCCGCGTTTAGCGATTCGTTCTACAAGGGCTCGCTGCAAGCCGGCGTGTCGTTACCCGTCAGCCCAGCCGTCGACATCAAGCCGAGTGTGTTGCTGTTGATGCAACAAGACAACAAGTTTTTGATTGACTACAATGTCAAGATCTACCTGGAACAGAAACTGTGGTTTGGTGTTACCTATCGCGACGTGAAGAGCATTGTGGGCACTGTTGGTTTCAACCTCAATGAAAAGATCGGGGCTTCCTATTCCTACGAAGTATCGTCGGGAGGCATGCAACAGTTCAGCAGCGGAAGCCACGAACTCGTGCTGGCCTTGCGGTTGAACAACACGAAGCGACTCAGCCAGCAAATTTGGTGA